A region of Carassius auratus strain Wakin chromosome 23, ASM336829v1, whole genome shotgun sequence DNA encodes the following proteins:
- the thap3 gene encoding THAP domain-containing protein 3, translating to MPKSCSAYNCTNRYNNKNPEITFHRFPFSKPSVLKQWLENIGRDDFQPRKHMVICSLHFTPDCFSGLGNRKNLLWNAVPTLFTVPSQDTKLNNCRKRLKRALKSAADKWDDTAPERTPPFTEDPQTEEMHEDAQHSHSNEEAYCQATKDLADKDHTYSLLDPCTTKARLFNVLDTNSWLKKKLQTKCRLIKRMKLKLQDAQRELLTLRRQLRYRYMYRQRYSQLSMGTLLQNLVKQ from the exons ATGCCGAAAAGTTGTTCTGCATATAATTGCACAAATAGGTACAATAACAAAAATCCCGAAATCACGTTCCACAG GTTCCCTTTCAGTAAACCATCGGTTCTGAAACAATGGTTAGAGAACATTGGGCGTGACGACTTTCAGCCAAGGAAGCACATGGTTATCTGTTCACTGCATTTCACTCCAGATTGTTTCAGTGGTTTGGGCAATCGTAAAAATCTATTGTGGAACGCAGTGCCAACACTTTTCACAGTCCCATCTCAGGATACAAAG CTAAATAATTGTAGGAAGAGGCTGAAGAGAGCATTAAAATCTGCTGCTGATAAATGGGATGACACTGCACCTGAAAGGACGCCTCCTTTCACTGAGGATCCTCAAACTGAGGAGATGCATGAGGATGCTCAACACTCTCACAGCAACGAAGAGGCTTACTGTCAAGCCACAAAG gattTAGCTGACAAAGACCACACCTATTCTCTTTTGGACCCATGTACGACTAAAGCCCGTTTGTTCAATGTTTTAGATACTAACAGCTGGCTAAAGAAAAAATTGCAGACCAAATGCAGATTGATAAAAAGaatgaaactcaaactgcaagATGCTCAAAGAGAACTTCTGACTTTGCGCCGACAGCTCAGATATAGATATATGTATCGCCAAAGATATTCACAGCTATCAATGGGTACGTTGCTTCAAAACCTAGTCAAGCAATAA